A single genomic interval of Acidovorax sp. 1608163 harbors:
- the creD gene encoding cell envelope integrity protein CreD has protein sequence MKHPLITKLVALGAVAILLLIGLGQIEDVVRDRQRYRSLTAQSVADSLAGPQTLMGPMIHSACVESWDVETGKGDERRTTEQRREFLLTAMPEQLQVRSSVGMEERARGLHKVNTFNLKAHITAQWGALASLQAHSTVKGSRLQCGAPIVMVAVGDARGIRTAQVLHGEQALALKPGTFHPTYSRGLHAVLPESVRGQAEPMTLALDLELVGTERLAIVPLGGNTEVKMTGGWPHPSFTGRFLPSERDWGPEGFTAQWRLSSLATTAQQDILNGRRICVGGYDDSPVQYPTDGSSPSTTPRDCADSFSVAFVDPVNPYTLADRATKYGLLFIALTFVAVGLFELMKRLRVHPVQYLLVGSAICSFFLLLVSLSEHLAFGWSYLAAATACVLLLGYYASHMLGSLARGIPLGAGIALLYGLLYVLLQLEQTALAVGSIALFLVLTAVMVLTRKVNWYGLTPAPRQANAQATKGPTAPNDKEAP, from the coding sequence TTGAAACACCCGTTGATCACCAAACTCGTGGCGCTGGGCGCCGTGGCCATCTTGCTGCTCATTGGCCTGGGCCAGATTGAGGACGTGGTGCGCGACCGCCAGCGCTACCGCAGCCTCACAGCCCAGAGCGTGGCCGACAGCCTGGCCGGGCCGCAAACCCTGATGGGCCCCATGATCCACAGCGCCTGCGTGGAAAGCTGGGACGTAGAAACGGGCAAGGGCGACGAGCGCCGCACCACCGAGCAGCGGCGCGAATTTCTGCTCACCGCCATGCCCGAGCAGTTGCAGGTGCGCTCCAGCGTGGGCATGGAAGAGCGCGCCCGGGGCCTGCACAAGGTCAACACCTTCAACCTCAAGGCGCACATCACTGCGCAGTGGGGCGCGCTGGCCAGCTTGCAGGCGCACAGCACCGTCAAGGGCTCGCGCCTGCAGTGCGGCGCGCCCATCGTGATGGTGGCGGTGGGGGATGCGCGCGGCATCCGCACGGCGCAGGTGCTGCACGGCGAGCAGGCGCTGGCCCTCAAGCCTGGCACCTTCCACCCCACCTACAGCCGGGGGCTGCACGCGGTGCTGCCCGAGTCGGTGCGCGGCCAGGCCGAGCCGATGACGCTGGCGCTGGACCTGGAGCTGGTGGGCACCGAGCGCCTGGCCATCGTGCCGCTGGGTGGCAATACCGAAGTGAAGATGACGGGCGGCTGGCCCCACCCCTCGTTCACCGGGCGCTTTCTGCCGTCCGAGCGCGACTGGGGCCCCGAGGGCTTCACGGCGCAGTGGCGCCTGTCGTCGCTGGCCACCACGGCGCAGCAAGACATCTTGAATGGCCGGCGCATTTGCGTGGGTGGCTATGACGACAGCCCGGTGCAGTACCCCACCGACGGCAGCTCGCCCAGCACCACGCCACGCGACTGCGCAGACAGCTTCAGCGTGGCCTTTGTGGACCCGGTGAACCCCTACACCCTGGCAGACCGCGCCACCAAGTACGGCCTGCTGTTCATCGCCCTCACCTTTGTGGCCGTGGGTTTGTTTGAGCTGATGAAGCGCCTGCGCGTGCACCCAGTGCAGTACCTGCTGGTGGGCTCGGCCATTTGCAGCTTTTTCTTGCTGCTGGTGAGCTTGTCGGAGCATTTGGCGTTTGGCTGGTCGTACCTGGCGGCCGCCACGGCCTGCGTGCTGCTGCTGGGCTACTACGCCAGCCACATGCTGGGCAGCCTGGCGCGGGGCATTCCACTGGGGGCAGGCATTGCGCTGCTGTATGGCCTGCTGTATGTGCTGCTGCAGCTGGAGCAAACGGCGCTGGCGGTGGGCTCAATTGCGCTGTTCCTGGTACTGACGGCGGTGATGGTGCTGACCCGCAAGGTGAATTGGTATGGCCTGACGCCTGCGCCACGCCAAGCAAACGCGCAGGCCACCAAGGGCCCAACAGCTCCTAACGACAAGGAGGCCCCATGA
- the creC gene encoding two-component system sensor histidine kinase CreC: MRLGIRLLFAFFLINGIAAFFVLRVFMAEIKPSVREVMEDMMVDTANLLAEVASDDLASGQLARDASQSRFAQRVRHYATRPIDAGIWGFSKQSLDFRVYVTDHSGRVLFDSENHAVGADYSQWRDVARTLRGEYGARSTRDVESDDTSGVMHVAAPIYVDERIAGVLTVAKPTRTVQRFIDRAERKVFMGGLLLLALSAAVGVGVTLWMVWNVRRLRDYALSVQGPADSEQGTLPAQPLAVPEVPGELGDLARAMDRMRARLQGRDYIEGYVRALTHELKSPVAAIRGAGELLQDELPAADRAAFATQVVQQSERLQRLIDRLLELSKLEQRQHAEGRAPVALHDCAAAAIVHTQGRAAQRGMALVLSGRGHSGPWEAELITLAIGNLLDNAIDFAPPGSTVRVELDGTTVAVQDEGPGVPDYALPRLGERFFTTARPGGERSGSGLGLAIVQRVMVLHGGHMQVHNTAPGLRVTLDLGR, from the coding sequence ATGCGCCTAGGCATCCGCCTGCTGTTCGCCTTCTTCCTCATCAACGGCATTGCCGCGTTCTTTGTGCTGCGCGTGTTCATGGCCGAGATCAAGCCCAGCGTGCGCGAGGTGATGGAGGACATGATGGTGGACACGGCCAACCTGTTGGCCGAGGTGGCCAGCGACGACCTGGCCAGCGGGCAACTGGCGCGCGATGCCAGCCAAAGTCGCTTTGCCCAGCGTGTGCGGCACTACGCCACGCGGCCCATCGATGCGGGCATTTGGGGGTTTTCCAAACAGTCGCTGGACTTTCGCGTGTACGTGACGGACCACTCGGGCCGCGTGCTGTTCGACTCTGAAAACCACGCTGTGGGCGCCGACTACTCGCAGTGGCGCGATGTGGCGCGCACGCTGCGCGGGGAGTATGGTGCCCGCTCCACGCGCGACGTGGAGAGCGACGACACCAGCGGCGTGATGCATGTGGCCGCGCCCATCTACGTGGACGAGCGCATTGCCGGAGTGCTGACGGTGGCCAAGCCCACGCGCACGGTGCAGCGCTTTATCGACCGGGCTGAGCGCAAGGTCTTCATGGGCGGGCTGCTGCTGCTGGCCCTGTCGGCCGCCGTGGGGGTGGGCGTGACGCTGTGGATGGTGTGGAACGTGCGCCGCCTGCGCGACTACGCCCTGAGCGTGCAAGGCCCGGCCGACAGCGAACAAGGCACCCTGCCCGCCCAGCCCCTGGCGGTGCCCGAGGTGCCAGGCGAGCTGGGCGACTTGGCCCGCGCCATGGACCGCATGCGCGCGCGGCTGCAGGGGCGTGACTACATCGAGGGCTATGTGCGCGCCCTCACGCACGAACTCAAGAGCCCTGTGGCCGCCATCCGCGGCGCGGGCGAGTTGCTGCAAGACGAGCTACCCGCCGCAGACCGCGCCGCGTTTGCCACGCAGGTGGTGCAGCAAAGCGAACGCCTGCAGCGGCTGATTGACCGACTGCTGGAGCTGAGCAAGCTGGAGCAACGCCAGCACGCCGAGGGCCGCGCCCCCGTGGCGCTGCACGACTGCGCCGCCGCCGCCATCGTCCACACCCAGGGCCGCGCGGCGCAACGCGGCATGGCACTGGTGCTGAGCGGCAGGGGCCACAGCGGGCCGTGGGAGGCAGAACTCATCACCCTGGCCATTGGCAACCTGCTGGACAACGCCATCGACTTTGCGCCCCCCGGCAGCACAGTGCGGGTGGAGCTGGACGGCACCACCGTGGCCGTGCAGGACGAAGGCCCCGGCGTGCCCGACTACGCGCTGCCGCGCCTGGGCGAGCGGTTCTTCACCACCGCCCGGCCGGGCGGCGAGCGCAGTGGATCAGGGCTGGGGCTGGCGATTGTGCAGCGGGTGATGGTGCTGCACGGCGGGCACATGCAGGTGCACAACACGGCCCCGGGTTTGCGCGTGACGCTGGACCTGGGGCGCTGA
- a CDS encoding hemerythrin domain-containing protein, translating into MAALEWSDALALDLPLMDDTHREFVDLLAQVEQADDATVAQQWQALVDHTEHHFGQEDAWMAATRFASGNCHTTQHKVVLQVMREGIVRAEQGDLQPIRIMTGELAQWFPQHAQMMDASLALHLRRVGFDPVTGVVHAPDALPGELIQGCGSTHSCADQPAAAAAEAA; encoded by the coding sequence ATGGCTGCACTGGAATGGTCTGACGCACTGGCGCTGGATTTGCCGCTCATGGACGACACCCACCGCGAGTTCGTAGACCTGCTGGCGCAAGTCGAGCAAGCCGACGACGCCACCGTGGCGCAGCAATGGCAGGCGCTGGTGGACCACACCGAGCACCACTTTGGCCAGGAAGACGCCTGGATGGCAGCCACGCGCTTTGCCTCGGGCAACTGCCACACCACGCAGCACAAGGTGGTGCTGCAGGTGATGCGCGAGGGCATCGTGCGCGCCGAGCAGGGCGATCTTCAGCCCATCCGCATCATGACGGGCGAGCTGGCCCAGTGGTTTCCCCAGCATGCCCAGATGATGGACGCCTCGCTGGCCCTGCACCTGCGCCGCGTGGGCTTTGACCCCGTGACAGGGGTGGTGCATGCCCCCGATGCCCTGCCCGGCGAACTGATCCAGGGCTGTGGCAGCACCCACAGTTGTGCCGACCAACCTGCGGCGGCTGCAGCAGAAGCCGCCTGA